The following are encoded together in the Leuconostoc mesenteroides subsp. mesenteroides ATCC 8293 genome:
- the rplC gene encoding 50S ribosomal protein L3, protein MTKGILGRKVGMTQVFTESGELIAVTAVEATPNVVLQVKNAETDGYSAIQLGYQDKRTVLSNKPEQGHASKANTAPKRYVREIRNAGDEFNVGDEIKVDTFQAGEYVDVTGITKGHGFQGAIKRLGQSRGPMTHGSRYHRRPGSMGAIINRVFKGKLLPGRMGNNKRTMQNIAIVHVDVENNLLLLKGNVPGANKSLLTVKSTVKVNAKHPEVKMANASASATNSEEA, encoded by the coding sequence ATGACTAAAGGTATCTTAGGCCGCAAAGTCGGTATGACTCAGGTTTTTACAGAATCTGGTGAATTGATCGCCGTGACTGCTGTTGAAGCAACACCAAACGTCGTTTTGCAAGTAAAAAATGCAGAAACAGACGGATACAGTGCTATTCAACTTGGTTACCAAGACAAGCGCACAGTTTTGTCAAACAAACCTGAACAAGGCCATGCTTCAAAAGCAAATACGGCCCCTAAGCGCTACGTTCGTGAAATCCGCAATGCGGGAGACGAATTTAACGTTGGGGATGAGATTAAGGTTGACACATTCCAAGCGGGCGAATACGTCGACGTAACAGGAATCACGAAGGGACATGGTTTCCAAGGTGCTATCAAGCGTTTGGGACAGTCTCGTGGTCCTATGACTCACGGTTCTCGTTACCACCGTCGCCCAGGTTCAATGGGTGCTATTATTAACCGCGTTTTCAAGGGTAAGCTTTTGCCAGGACGTATGGGTAATAATAAGCGAACAATGCAAAATATTGCCATTGTTCATGTTGATGTTGAAAACAATTTGTTGCTTTTGAAGGGTAACGTACCTGGTGCTAACAAATCACTTTTGACAGTCAAATCAACTGTAAAAGTAAACGCAAAGCATCCTGAAGTTAAGATGGCTAATGCATCTGCATCTGCTACTAACTCAGAAGAAGCTTAA